The following proteins are co-located in the Diaphorobacter sp. HDW4B genome:
- the sctC gene encoding type III secretion system outer membrane ring subunit SctC codes for MNKPPAAHLRPAPLNRMLKQPRRMLCALAAACAMLGAAPPKALASPPPWAEAPYSYYANNESMHTVLGNFASSFSLSLDLSPEVTGTVNGKFNAQSPTEFMDRLSSVYGLNWFTHAGTLFVSRTTQITTKAITSGSSSIATMREALGSLGILEKRFGWGELPEQGVALVSGPPAYVGLIERTMATLPLAAGGQQVAVFKLKHASVDDRTILYRDRQITTPGLAQVLRNLINNAGGTGSSGVSNASMSSVAGMLAMPAGLPAAANTAGLNFDSNGNGAATGMAASPYGTANGTGAVAASGAQNPTASRPQTGSRRMSAPSIQADSRLNAIIVQDTPERIPLYKALIEQLDVATPLIEIEALIIDVNTTRVDELGIAWSGRKGGTVGGFGNMTPSGDGNDLVIGALSRSATFDPTSLVVNAGNNLIGRIRALESSGDASIQSRPSILTIDNIGALLDLSETFYVRTIGERVATVTPITAGTTLRVTPHFVMRDGGPVVQLDVDIEDGQIQETTVDTLPIVRRSTVSTQAIVGEGQTLLIGGYRSRQQTSSVDKVPGLGSVPILGLLFSNKINNSQIRERMFMIRPRVVSLPPQLSASVDALKTQDPFNQDNLPYSAPFMPTTPRAMPSTGLSDPQMRPQ; via the coding sequence ATGAACAAACCTCCAGCCGCGCACCTGCGACCTGCACCGTTGAATCGAATGTTGAAACAGCCTCGCCGCATGCTGTGCGCTCTGGCCGCTGCGTGCGCCATGCTGGGGGCAGCACCTCCCAAGGCGCTGGCCTCACCACCGCCCTGGGCAGAAGCGCCGTACAGCTACTACGCCAACAACGAGTCCATGCATACCGTGCTCGGCAACTTCGCCAGCAGCTTCAGTCTCTCGCTGGATCTTTCGCCGGAAGTGACCGGCACCGTCAACGGCAAATTCAACGCGCAGAGTCCCACGGAATTCATGGATCGACTGAGCAGCGTCTACGGCCTGAACTGGTTCACGCATGCCGGAACGCTGTTTGTCAGCCGCACGACCCAGATCACCACCAAGGCCATCACATCCGGCAGCAGCAGCATTGCCACCATGCGCGAAGCGCTCGGCAGTCTGGGCATTCTCGAAAAGCGCTTCGGCTGGGGCGAGCTGCCCGAGCAAGGCGTGGCACTGGTGTCCGGCCCACCGGCCTACGTCGGTCTGATCGAGCGCACCATGGCCACGCTGCCACTCGCGGCCGGTGGCCAGCAGGTGGCGGTGTTCAAGCTCAAGCACGCATCGGTGGATGACCGCACCATCCTCTACCGTGACCGCCAGATCACCACGCCCGGGCTCGCCCAGGTGCTGCGCAATCTGATCAACAACGCGGGCGGCACGGGCTCATCGGGCGTCAGCAACGCATCGATGTCCTCGGTGGCGGGCATGCTCGCCATGCCTGCTGGCCTGCCCGCTGCAGCCAACACTGCGGGGCTCAACTTCGACAGCAACGGCAATGGTGCCGCCACCGGCATGGCCGCATCACCTTATGGCACCGCGAATGGAACAGGCGCGGTCGCCGCAAGTGGTGCGCAGAACCCGACGGCCAGTCGCCCCCAGACGGGATCACGCCGCATGTCCGCGCCATCGATTCAGGCGGATTCGCGCCTCAACGCCATCATCGTGCAGGACACGCCCGAGCGTATTCCGCTGTACAAGGCGCTGATCGAACAGCTCGACGTGGCTACGCCGCTCATCGAGATCGAGGCGCTGATCATCGACGTCAACACCACGCGCGTGGACGAGCTGGGCATTGCCTGGTCCGGTCGCAAGGGCGGCACGGTGGGCGGCTTCGGCAACATGACGCCATCGGGCGACGGCAACGATCTGGTGATCGGTGCCTTGAGCCGCTCCGCCACGTTCGATCCCACCTCGCTGGTGGTGAATGCCGGCAACAACCTCATCGGCCGCATCCGTGCGCTGGAGAGCAGCGGCGACGCGTCGATCCAGTCGCGTCCGTCGATCCTCACCATCGACAACATCGGCGCGCTGCTCGACTTGTCGGAGACCTTCTACGTGCGCACCATCGGCGAGCGCGTGGCCACGGTCACGCCCATCACCGCAGGCACGACGCTGCGCGTGACGCCGCATTTCGTGATGCGTGATGGCGGCCCGGTCGTGCAGCTCGATGTGGACATCGAAGACGGCCAGATCCAGGAGACCACGGTGGACACGCTGCCCATCGTGCGCCGCAGCACGGTGAGCACGCAGGCCATCGTCGGCGAAGGGCAGACGCTGCTGATCGGCGGCTATCGCAGCCGCCAGCAGACCAGCTCGGTGGACAAGGTGCCCGGCCTCGGCAGCGTGCCGATTCTCGGTCTGCTGTTCTCCAACAAGATCAACAACTCGCAGATACGCGAGCGCATGTTCATGATCCGTCCGCGCGTGGTGTCGCTGCCTCCGCAGTTGAGTGCGTCGGTGGATGCACTCAAGACACAGGACCCGTTCAATCAGGACAACCTGCCCTACTCAGCCCCGTTCATGCCCACCACGCCGCGCGCCATGCCATCAACGGGCTTGAGCGATCCGCAGATGCGGCCTCAATGA
- a CDS encoding sigma-70 family RNA polymerase sigma factor codes for MIPAQASVVAEVSEDRETLFRNLVQSHGTRLHRFIVKNIGNRDEAHDMTQQAFLEAVRSFETYKGQSELSTWLYGIAMNLVRNHLSRAPHRRYEFTDESELTHVVSESLSPDEAADQAQHLRHLQAAMAELPESMRDVLLMVAVDEMSYEEAAALLTVPVGTVRSRLSRARAALKDKLLARGVTLDF; via the coding sequence GTGATTCCCGCACAGGCGTCCGTCGTGGCTGAGGTCTCGGAAGATCGCGAAACGCTGTTTCGCAATCTTGTGCAGAGCCACGGTACCCGCCTGCACCGCTTCATCGTCAAGAACATCGGCAATCGCGATGAAGCACACGACATGACGCAGCAGGCTTTTCTGGAGGCTGTGCGTTCCTTCGAAACCTACAAAGGCCAATCCGAGCTGTCGACCTGGCTGTACGGGATCGCGATGAATCTCGTGCGCAACCATCTGTCGCGCGCACCGCATCGTCGCTACGAGTTCACCGATGAGTCGGAGCTCACGCATGTTGTCTCGGAGAGTCTCTCGCCCGACGAAGCCGCCGATCAGGCCCAGCACCTGCGCCACCTGCAGGCAGCGATGGCCGAGCTGCCCGAGAGCATGCGCGATGTGCTGCTGATGGTCGCCGTGGACGAGATGTCGTACGAAGAAGCCGCAGCGTTGCTGACGGTGCCCGTGGGCACGGTGCGCAGCCGCCTGTCGCGTGCGCGCGCGGCGCTCAAGGACAAGCTGCTGGCACGCGGCGTCACGCTCGATTTCTGA
- a CDS encoding F0F1 ATP synthase subunit epsilon, producing MNTIHVDVVSAEESIFSGEARFVALPGEAGELGILPKHTPLITRIKPGSVRIELPNGDEEFVFVAGGILEVQPDRVTVLSDTAIRGKDLDDKKAQEARAAAEEALKNAKSDVDLARAQSELAVMAAQIAALRKFRDKR from the coding sequence ATGAACACCATCCACGTCGATGTGGTCAGCGCCGAAGAATCCATCTTCTCCGGCGAGGCACGCTTTGTTGCGCTGCCCGGTGAAGCTGGTGAATTGGGTATTCTGCCCAAGCACACGCCGCTGATCACCCGCATCAAGCCCGGTTCCGTGCGCATCGAACTGCCCAACGGCGACGAAGAATTCGTCTTCGTGGCCGGCGGCATTCTGGAAGTGCAACCTGACCGCGTGACCGTTCTGTCCGACACCGCCATCCGCGGCAAGGATCTGGACGACAAGAAGGCCCAGGAAGCCCGCGCTGCGGCTGAGGAAGCCCTCAAGAACGCCAAGAGCGACGTCGATCTGGCCCGCGCTCAGTCCGAGCTGGCTGTCATGGCTGCTCAGATCGCAGCCCTGCGCAAGTTCCGCGACAAGCGTTGA
- the atpD gene encoding F0F1 ATP synthase subunit beta — MAQVQGKIVQCIGAVVDVEFPRDQMPKVYDALKLDGSSLTLEVQQLLGDGIVRTIALGSSDGLKRGLMVYNTDHPITVPVGKATLGRIMDVLGNPIDERGPVDQRLTAPIHRKAPAYDELSPSQELLETGIKVIDLISPFAKGGKVGLFGGAGVGKTVNMMELINNIAKGHGGLSVFAGVGERTREGNDFYHEMSDAGVVNQANLNESKVAMVYGQMNEPPGNRLRVALTGLTMAEAFRDEGKDVLFFVDNIYRYTLAGTEVSALLGRMPSAVGYQPTLAEEMGRLQERITSTKVGSITSIQAVYVPADDLTDPSPATTFAHLDSTVVLSRDIASLGIYPAVDPLDSTSRQLDPQVVGEEHYSVARQVQGTLQRYKELRDIIAILGMDELAPEDKLIVARARKIQRFLSQPFHVAEVFTGAPGKYVPLSETIRGFKMIVAGEADHLPEQAFYMVGTIDEAFEKAKKIG; from the coding sequence ATGGCTCAAGTACAAGGCAAGATTGTTCAATGTATTGGCGCTGTGGTGGACGTTGAGTTCCCACGCGACCAAATGCCCAAGGTGTATGACGCCCTGAAGCTCGATGGTTCGTCCCTGACTCTCGAAGTCCAGCAGCTGCTGGGCGACGGTATCGTGCGTACCATTGCTCTGGGTTCGTCGGACGGCCTCAAGCGCGGTCTGATGGTCTACAACACGGATCACCCGATCACCGTGCCAGTCGGCAAGGCGACTCTGGGCCGCATCATGGACGTGCTGGGCAACCCCATCGACGAACGTGGTCCCGTGGATCAAAGACTCACCGCTCCCATCCACCGCAAGGCTCCTGCGTATGACGAACTCTCGCCATCGCAAGAACTGCTGGAAACCGGCATCAAGGTGATCGACCTGATCTCTCCTTTCGCCAAGGGCGGCAAGGTGGGTCTGTTCGGTGGCGCCGGCGTGGGCAAGACCGTGAACATGATGGAACTCATCAACAACATCGCCAAGGGCCACGGTGGTCTGTCGGTGTTCGCTGGTGTGGGCGAGCGTACCCGTGAAGGTAACGACTTCTATCACGAAATGTCCGACGCAGGCGTGGTGAATCAAGCCAACCTGAACGAGTCCAAAGTGGCCATGGTCTACGGCCAGATGAACGAGCCACCAGGAAACCGTCTGCGCGTTGCGCTGACCGGCCTGACCATGGCCGAAGCGTTCCGTGACGAAGGCAAGGACGTTCTGTTCTTCGTGGACAACATCTACCGCTACACACTGGCCGGTACCGAAGTGTCCGCTCTGCTGGGCCGTATGCCTTCCGCTGTGGGCTACCAGCCTACTCTGGCTGAAGAAATGGGCCGTCTGCAAGAGCGCATCACGTCGACCAAGGTCGGTTCGATCACATCGATTCAGGCCGTTTACGTGCCTGCCGATGACTTGACCGACCCATCGCCAGCAACGACCTTCGCTCACTTGGACTCCACCGTCGTGTTGTCCCGTGACATCGCATCGCTGGGTATCTACCCTGCGGTCGATCCACTCGATTCCACCAGCCGTCAGCTGGACCCGCAAGTCGTGGGTGAAGAGCACTACTCCGTGGCCCGCCAAGTGCAGGGCACGCTGCAGCGCTACAAGGAACTGCGTGACATCATCGCGATTCTGGGCATGGACGAACTGGCTCCCGAAGACAAGCTCATCGTGGCTCGTGCTCGCAAGATCCAGCGTTTCCTGTCGCAGCCGTTCCACGTGGCTGAAGTGTTCACGGGCGCTCCAGGCAAGTACGTTCCTCTGTCTGAAACCATCCGTGGTTTCAAGATGATTGTGGCTGGCGAAGCCGATCACCTGCCAGAGCAAGCGTTCTACATGGTTGGCACGATCGACGAAGCCTTCGAAAAGGCCAAGAAGATCGGTTGA
- the atpG gene encoding F0F1 ATP synthase subunit gamma — MAAGKEIRGKIKSVENTKKITKAMEMVAAAKMRKAQDRMRAARPYSEKVRNIAAHLGQANPEYVHPFMKVNDSKVAGVIVVTTDKGLCGGMNTNVLRAVTNKLRDLQGAGVSVQAVAIGNKGLGFLNRVGAKVVSHATGLGDTPHLEKLIGPVKVLLDAYAEGKINAVYLSYTKFINTMKQESVMEQLLPLSSEKMQAEKSEHGWDYIYEPDAQTVIDELLVRYVESLIYQAVAENMASEQSARMVAMKAATDNAGNVINELKLVYNKTRQAAITKELSEIVSGAAAV, encoded by the coding sequence ATGGCAGCAGGTAAGGAAATACGCGGCAAGATCAAATCGGTGGAAAACACCAAGAAGATCACTAAGGCCATGGAAATGGTGGCCGCCGCCAAGATGCGCAAGGCTCAAGACCGCATGCGCGCTGCTCGTCCATACAGTGAAAAGGTGCGCAACATCGCTGCGCATCTGGGTCAAGCCAACCCGGAATACGTTCATCCTTTCATGAAGGTGAACGATTCCAAGGTGGCTGGCGTCATTGTGGTGACGACTGACAAGGGTCTGTGCGGCGGCATGAACACCAACGTGCTTCGTGCCGTCACCAACAAACTGCGCGACTTGCAGGGTGCTGGTGTTTCCGTGCAGGCTGTGGCTATCGGCAACAAGGGCCTGGGCTTCCTGAACCGCGTTGGCGCCAAGGTGGTCTCGCATGCGACTGGCCTTGGTGACACGCCGCATCTGGAAAAGCTCATCGGCCCCGTCAAGGTGCTGCTGGACGCATACGCGGAAGGCAAGATCAACGCGGTGTACCTCTCGTACACCAAGTTCATCAACACCATGAAGCAAGAATCGGTGATGGAGCAGCTTCTGCCCCTGTCCTCCGAGAAGATGCAGGCCGAGAAGTCCGAGCATGGCTGGGACTACATCTATGAGCCCGATGCTCAGACCGTAATTGACGAATTGCTCGTTCGCTATGTGGAATCGCTGATTTATCAAGCGGTTGCCGAAAACATGGCTTCCGAGCAGTCTGCTCGCATGGTGGCCATGAAGGCCGCCACCGACAACGCAGGCAACGTCATCAACGAACTGAAGCTGGTCTACAACAAGACGCGCCAAGCCGCGATCACGAAAGAACTTTCGGAGATCGTGTCGGGTGCCGCGGCAGTTTAA
- the atpA gene encoding F0F1 ATP synthase subunit alpha: MQLNPAEISELIKSRIEGLAAGADIRNQGTVVSVTDGIVRVHGLSDVMQGEMLEFPAGSDGQPSYGLALNLERDSVGAVILGEYEHISEGDTVKCTGRILEVPVGPELVGRVVNALGQPIDGKGPINAKMTDVIEKVAPGVIARQSVDQPLQTGTKAIDAMVPIGRGQRELIIGDRQTGKTAVAIDAIINQKGQGVVCVYVAIGQKASSVKNVVRALEQAGAMDYTIVVAATASESAAMQYVSAYSGCTMGEYFRDRGEDALIVYDDLSKQAVAYRQVSLLLRRPPGREAFPGDVFYLHSRLLERAARVNADYVEAFTKGEVKGKTGSLTALPIIETQAGDVSAFVPTNVISITDGQIFLETSLFNAGIRPAINAGISVSRVGGAAQTKLIKGLSGGIRTDLAQYRELAAFAQFASDLDEATRKQLDRGARVTELLKQPQYSPLPISMMAASLFAANKGFLDDIDVKKVLPFEHGLHQFLKTSYAALVERLDKNRAFDKEGKDEAELSQAIAAFKKSFV, from the coding sequence ATGCAACTCAATCCCGCTGAAATTTCAGAACTGATTAAGAGCCGCATCGAAGGGCTGGCTGCTGGCGCTGATATCCGTAACCAGGGCACGGTCGTTTCCGTGACTGACGGTATCGTGCGCGTGCACGGCTTGTCCGACGTGATGCAGGGCGAAATGCTGGAATTCCCAGCTGGCTCCGATGGCCAACCATCCTATGGTCTGGCACTGAACCTCGAGCGCGACTCCGTCGGCGCCGTGATTCTGGGCGAGTACGAGCACATCTCCGAAGGCGACACCGTCAAGTGCACGGGTCGTATTCTGGAAGTGCCCGTCGGCCCCGAACTCGTCGGCCGCGTGGTGAACGCACTGGGTCAGCCCATCGACGGCAAGGGCCCCATCAACGCCAAGATGACGGACGTGATCGAAAAGGTTGCTCCAGGCGTTATTGCCCGTCAATCCGTTGACCAGCCTCTGCAGACTGGTACGAAGGCGATTGACGCGATGGTGCCAATCGGCCGTGGCCAGCGCGAGCTGATCATTGGCGACCGCCAGACCGGCAAGACCGCTGTGGCGATCGATGCCATCATCAACCAGAAGGGTCAAGGCGTTGTCTGCGTGTACGTAGCCATCGGCCAGAAGGCTTCTTCGGTCAAGAACGTGGTGCGTGCTCTCGAGCAAGCCGGCGCGATGGACTACACCATCGTCGTGGCTGCCACCGCTTCCGAATCCGCTGCGATGCAGTACGTGTCGGCCTACTCCGGCTGCACGATGGGCGAATACTTCCGCGACCGCGGTGAAGACGCTCTGATCGTGTACGACGATCTGTCCAAGCAAGCCGTTGCATACCGTCAGGTTTCGCTGCTGCTGCGCCGCCCACCAGGACGCGAAGCGTTCCCCGGCGACGTGTTCTATCTCCACAGCCGTCTGCTCGAACGCGCCGCTCGCGTGAACGCCGACTACGTGGAAGCCTTCACCAAGGGTGAAGTCAAGGGCAAGACAGGTTCGCTGACGGCTCTGCCAATCATCGAAACCCAAGCCGGTGACGTGTCCGCTTTCGTTCCTACCAACGTGATTTCGATCACTGACGGTCAGATCTTCCTGGAAACCAGCCTGTTCAACGCCGGTATCCGTCCCGCCATCAACGCCGGTATCTCGGTGTCGCGCGTGGGTGGTGCTGCTCAGACCAAGCTGATCAAGGGCCTGTCCGGCGGTATCCGTACCGACTTGGCACAGTACCGTGAACTGGCTGCGTTCGCGCAGTTCGCTTCCGATCTGGACGAAGCGACCCGCAAGCAGCTCGACCGTGGTGCCCGCGTGACTGAACTGCTCAAGCAGCCTCAGTACAGCCCACTGCCCATCTCCATGATGGCAGCCTCGCTGTTCGCGGCCAACAAGGGTTTCCTGGACGACATCGATGTGAAGAAGGTTCTGCCTTTCGAACACGGCCTGCACCAGTTCCTCAAGACCAGCTACGCTGCTCTGGTGGAGCGTCTGGACAAGAACCGTGCCTTCGACAAGGAAGGCAAGGACGAAGCCGAGCTCTCCCAAGCCATCGCTGCGTTCAAGAAGTCGTTCGTTTAA
- a CDS encoding F0F1 ATP synthase subunit delta encodes MAELATIARPYAEALFKACKNIAGVDIGAAADWAEKLAAIAANPQMRSLADNPKITAEQLFGVFSSVAGADLPDIAKNFLRTVIDNGRVTVLPEIAAQFRALVNNSKGSSDALVYSAFPLDAAALADLGTTLEKRFGRKLNLSEKVDESLIGGVRVVVGDEVLDTSVKARLEQMKAALTA; translated from the coding sequence ATGGCAGAACTCGCCACCATTGCCCGCCCTTACGCTGAGGCTCTGTTCAAGGCCTGCAAGAACATTGCAGGCGTTGACATCGGTGCCGCGGCTGACTGGGCGGAAAAGCTGGCGGCGATTGCCGCCAACCCTCAGATGCGCTCGTTGGCCGATAACCCGAAGATCACCGCCGAACAGCTGTTCGGTGTGTTCTCTTCTGTGGCAGGCGCTGACCTGCCGGACATCGCCAAGAACTTCCTGCGTACCGTGATCGACAACGGCCGTGTGACCGTGCTGCCCGAAATCGCAGCCCAGTTCCGCGCGCTGGTCAACAACAGCAAGGGTTCCTCGGATGCGCTGGTCTACAGCGCTTTCCCGCTGGACGCCGCTGCCTTGGCTGACCTCGGCACCACGCTCGAAAAGCGCTTCGGCCGCAAGCTCAATCTGTCTGAAAAGGTGGATGAGTCGCTGATCGGTGGCGTGCGTGTTGTCGTGGGTGATGAGGTGCTCGACACCTCGGTCAAGGCCCGCCTGGAACAAATGAAAGCAGCCCTCACTGCGTGA
- a CDS encoding F0F1 ATP synthase subunit B, whose amino-acid sequence MSINATLFVQAIVFLILALFTMKFVWPPIAKALDERAQKIADGLAAADKAKTELAAADQRVKKELAAASNETATRLADAERRAQAIIEEAKARATEEGNKIVAAAQAEAQQQSIQAREALREQVAALAVKGAEQILRKEVNAGVHADLLNRLKTEL is encoded by the coding sequence GTGAGTATCAATGCGACCCTGTTCGTTCAGGCCATTGTTTTCCTGATCCTGGCGCTGTTCACGATGAAGTTCGTGTGGCCCCCGATCGCGAAGGCACTGGATGAACGAGCCCAGAAAATCGCTGATGGTCTCGCTGCTGCGGACAAAGCCAAAACCGAACTCGCCGCTGCTGATCAGCGCGTGAAGAAGGAATTGGCTGCGGCCAGCAACGAAACTGCTACACGCCTGGCTGATGCCGAGCGTCGCGCACAGGCCATTATTGAAGAGGCAAAAGCCCGCGCTACAGAAGAAGGCAACAAGATTGTCGCTGCAGCCCAGGCCGAAGCCCAACAGCAGTCGATTCAAGCCCGTGAAGCCCTGCGTGAGCAGGTGGCGGCATTGGCCGTCAAGGGAGCCGAGCAGATTCTCCGCAAGGAAGTCAACGCTGGCGTTCACGCGGATCTGTTGAACCGTCTGAAGACCGAGCTGTAA
- the atpE gene encoding F0F1 ATP synthase subunit C, with protein MENILGLVALACGLIVGLGAIGASIGIALMGGKFLESSARQPELINELQTKMFILAGLIDAAFLIGVAIALLFAFANPFVLA; from the coding sequence ATGGAAAACATTCTCGGTCTCGTCGCTCTGGCTTGTGGTCTGATCGTGGGTCTCGGCGCTATCGGCGCTTCGATCGGTATCGCTCTGATGGGTGGCAAGTTCCTGGAATCGTCGGCACGTCAGCCTGAACTGATCAACGAACTGCAAACCAAGATGTTCATCTTGGCCGGTCTGATCGACGCTGCGTTCCTGATCGGTGTTGCTATCGCCCTGCTGTTCGCTTTCGCCAACCCCTTCGTTCTGGCCTAA
- the atpB gene encoding F0F1 ATP synthase subunit A, which yields MALDANAPTASEYIRHHLQHLQNIKQKSIIDFSVVNLDSVAVSVILGAVFLFLFWLAARKATSGVPGRFQAAVEMMVEMVDNQAKANIHNAQSRKFIAPLALTVFVWIFLMNAMDMLPVDLLPVLWQGATGDHHAYLRVVPTADLSTTLGLSTAVLILCFFYSVKIKGAGGWAHELVTAPFGTSKNPVFAVILGVVNLLMQIIEYVAKTVSHGMRLFGNMYAGELVFMLIALMGGAAAMSLSGVLLPVGHIIAGSIWAIFHILIITLQAFIFMMLTLIYLGQAHEAH from the coding sequence ATGGCCTTAGACGCGAACGCACCAACCGCAAGTGAGTACATCCGTCACCACTTGCAGCATCTTCAGAACATCAAGCAGAAGTCCATCATTGACTTCTCCGTGGTGAACCTGGATTCCGTCGCAGTCAGTGTGATTCTGGGTGCGGTGTTTTTGTTCCTCTTCTGGCTTGCCGCGCGCAAAGCCACCTCGGGCGTGCCCGGCCGCTTCCAGGCTGCCGTGGAAATGATGGTCGAGATGGTCGACAACCAAGCCAAGGCCAACATCCACAACGCTCAATCGCGCAAGTTCATCGCTCCTCTGGCGCTCACCGTGTTCGTCTGGATTTTCCTGATGAACGCCATGGACATGCTGCCAGTCGACCTGCTGCCTGTGCTGTGGCAAGGTGCCACGGGTGACCACCACGCCTATCTGCGCGTCGTGCCCACCGCCGACCTCTCCACGACTCTGGGCCTGTCCACCGCCGTTCTGATCCTGTGCTTCTTCTACAGCGTGAAGATCAAGGGCGCAGGCGGTTGGGCCCACGAACTGGTGACTGCACCGTTCGGCACCAGCAAGAATCCTGTCTTCGCCGTGATCCTCGGCGTTGTGAATCTGCTCATGCAGATCATTGAATACGTTGCCAAGACCGTGTCGCATGGCATGCGACTGTTCGGCAACATGTACGCTGGTGAGTTGGTGTTCATGCTGATTGCTCTGATGGGTGGTGCAGCCGCTATGTCGCTCTCTGGTGTGTTGCTCCCCGTGGGGCACATCATTGCAGGCTCTATCTGGGCGATCTTCCACATTCTGATCATCACCCTGCAGGCCTTCATTTTCATGATGCTGACGCTGATTTACCTCGGCCAGGCACATGAAGCTCACTGA
- a CDS encoding ATP synthase subunit I, with amino-acid sequence MNKDMTPETETEVEENDFKPLSAEEAQEWRKRHKTFSIWRIVLAQVLVGLIAVLVAWFLSSKSQIAYSVAYGALSVVVPSLVFARGLARGRGSAGGAMVGLFGWELVKILLTVAMLVAAPRIVPGVSWLALLIGMVVTMKAYWIALLLRSGR; translated from the coding sequence ATGAACAAAGACATGACGCCCGAGACTGAAACTGAGGTCGAAGAGAATGATTTCAAGCCCCTGAGTGCTGAGGAAGCGCAGGAGTGGCGCAAGAGACACAAGACGTTCTCCATCTGGAGAATCGTGCTGGCTCAGGTGCTCGTGGGTTTGATCGCTGTGCTGGTGGCTTGGTTCCTGTCGTCGAAGTCGCAAATTGCGTATTCGGTGGCGTACGGCGCGCTGTCGGTGGTGGTACCGTCGCTCGTCTTTGCGCGAGGCTTGGCTCGCGGACGAGGTTCTGCCGGTGGCGCGATGGTCGGGCTCTTTGGCTGGGAACTGGTCAAGATTTTGTTGACGGTGGCCATGCTGGTGGCTGCACCCCGGATCGTGCCGGGTGTGAGTTGGCTGGCATTGCTGATCGGCATGGTTGTCACTATGAAGGCTTATTGGATTGCACTGCTGTTGCGTTCCGGTAGGTGA
- a CDS encoding YbeD family protein — translation MTTETVTQTPDPRKESLIEYPSKFPIKVMGLNVEGFVNAVTKVAEEFDPTFDASTIELRNSKGDKYMGVTVTITATSREQLDDIYRAYSSHPMVKVVL, via the coding sequence ATGACCACCGAAACCGTCACACAAACCCCCGATCCCCGCAAGGAATCCCTGATCGAATATCCCTCGAAGTTCCCCATCAAGGTGATGGGCTTGAATGTCGAAGGGTTCGTGAACGCCGTGACCAAGGTGGCCGAGGAATTCGACCCCACCTTCGACGCCAGCACCATCGAGCTGCGCAACAGCAAGGGCGACAAGTACATGGGCGTGACGGTCACCATCACCGCCACGAGCCGCGAACAGCTCGACGACATCTATCGCGCCTATTCCTCGCATCCCATGGTGAAGGTCGTGCTCTAA
- the lipB gene encoding lipoyl(octanoyl) transferase LipB, which yields MQVRELGRVDYVDTALSMQRFTTSRTTETPDELWLCEHNPVFTQGIAGKADHLLHPGDIQIVQTNRGGQVTYHGPGQLVAYPLVDLRRTGYFVKEYVYRLEEAVIRTLMHFGVTGHRVAHAPGVYVRLDDPSGHSMLAQRPQKGLGKDDAQDFDGLGKIAALGIKVSQHCTYHGLALNVNMDLEPYTRINPCGYAGLRTVDLSTMGVNIPIDEAAHVLADQLQRRLAP from the coding sequence ATGCAGGTTCGCGAACTTGGGCGGGTCGACTATGTCGACACCGCCCTGTCCATGCAGCGCTTCACCACGAGCCGCACCACGGAAACCCCGGACGAGCTCTGGCTGTGCGAGCACAACCCCGTGTTCACCCAAGGCATCGCGGGCAAGGCCGATCACCTGCTGCACCCCGGCGACATCCAGATCGTGCAGACCAACCGCGGCGGTCAGGTGACCTACCACGGCCCTGGCCAGCTCGTCGCCTACCCGCTCGTCGATCTGCGCCGCACAGGCTATTTCGTGAAGGAATATGTCTACCGCCTCGAAGAAGCCGTGATCCGCACCTTGATGCATTTCGGCGTCACCGGCCATCGCGTGGCGCATGCGCCGGGTGTCTATGTGCGGCTCGACGACCCCAGCGGCCACTCCATGCTCGCGCAGCGCCCGCAAAAGGGTCTTGGCAAGGACGACGCGCAGGACTTCGACGGACTTGGGAAAATCGCTGCACTGGGCATCAAGGTCTCGCAGCACTGCACGTATCACGGGCTGGCGCTGAACGTCAACATGGATCTGGAGCCCTACACCCGAATCAACCCGTGTGGTTACGCGGGGCTGCGCACGGTGGACCTCTCTACAATGGGCGTCAATATCCCCATTGATGAGGCGGCCCATGTGTTGGCAGACCAACTGCAGCGCCGCCTTGCACCTTGA